The following proteins are co-located in the Candidatus Jidaibacter acanthamoeba genome:
- a CDS encoding ankyrin repeat domain-containing protein: MQNFIFSLPIDYQILLLQKEINLKNSEILHYAVQLQNIELIEFITQHAKDVNWNKPDNYGNTPIKIARRYGQSDTLKALIHAGANISNQGILDDAVGENNIELIEFIAQHAKDVDWNEPDVSGFTPLRLATLYNNPEIVKTLIRVGANISNQGMVHYAVRENNIELIEFIAQHAKDVDWNETNYAGNTPLKVAIYYDHKEIVKALIHAGATPEALHEIEYIDHIDLMDNFPIYNICQDDKFKTPFSNLLSFTYSEFSKDTEIYNNILNLAEDKTLYNILYTTALDRNSIILLVNTIRNNPLRPEVIRRGYYTSQYNKIVVKLIEPGLFPKGPFIHELSHKLMNQIFDNKVRPYCNTTEEFLYHAAIEKVLDNIISYYFRVNEPQNIVELKQDYYSLSTYERGQFLSGLSIYKAAAEGDTKVIEFFAKHGEGINWNKPDLSGYTPLMLAELYNRTETAESLIKTGARGGTSINNQTKHLSNFPAQFPLIQSYSPKPTDKCIDKVTSTFLNIYFAYNKTEEDVEFIVRYPQTIAEGCYHGNKLIQKILEPIREYWDTVVEERIKEYNLAHDASKYCLINDSPWKFMDY, from the coding sequence AACACGCTAAAGATGTTAACTGGAATAAACCCGATAATTACGGCAATACTCCTATTAAGATCGCTAGGCGCTATGGCCAATCCGACACCTTAAAAGCACTTATCCATGCAGGTGCAAATATCAGCAACCAAGGAATATTAGATGATGCCGTAGGAGAAAATAATATTGAGCTTATAGAGTTCATTGCACAACACGCTAAAGATGTTGACTGGAATGAACCCGATGTTTCAGGGTTTACTCCCCTTAGACTGGCAACATTATATAATAACCCCGAAATCGTAAAAACACTTATCCGAGTAGGCGCAAACATCAGCAACCAAGGAATGGTACATTATGCCGTAAGAGAAAATAATATTGAGCTTATAGAGTTCATTGCACAACACGCTAAAGATGTCGACTGGAATGAAACCAACTATGCAGGAAACACCCCTCTTAAGGTTGCAATTTACTATGATCACAAGGAAATCGTAAAAGCACTTATCCATGCAGGCGCCACCCCTGAAGCTTTGCATGAAATTGAGTATATTGATCATATTGATTTAATGGATAATTTCCCGATATATAATATATGCCAGGATGATAAATTTAAAACTCCGTTTAGCAACCTATTATCCTTTACATATTCGGAATTTTCCAAAGATACCGAAATATATAATAATATTTTAAATTTAGCTGAAGATAAAACTCTTTATAATATTTTATATACAACCGCATTGGATAGAAATAGTATTATACTTTTGGTAAATACAATTAGGAATAACCCTTTAAGACCTGAGGTTATCAGACGCGGTTACTATACAAGTCAATACAATAAAATTGTCGTTAAACTTATTGAACCCGGGTTATTCCCGAAAGGCCCCTTTATTCATGAACTTTCACATAAGCTGATGAATCAGATATTTGATAATAAAGTTCGCCCTTACTGTAATACAACTGAAGAATTTTTATACCATGCTGCTATAGAAAAAGTATTGGATAACATTATTTCATATTATTTCAGAGTTAACGAACCGCAAAATATTGTAGAGCTAAAACAGGACTATTATTCCCTATCAACTTATGAACGCGGCCAGTTCCTCTCAGGGTTAAGTATTTATAAAGCCGCAGCGGAAGGAGACACAAAAGTTATAGAATTTTTTGCAAAGCATGGTGAAGGTATCAACTGGAATAAACCAGACTTAAGCGGCTATACTCCACTTATGCTGGCGGAGCTTTATAACCGAACTGAAACTGCGGAATCTCTTATAAAAACAGGGGCACGCGGAGGAACCAGTATTAACAATCAAACTAAACATCTTTCAAATTTTCCGGCACAATTTCCACTTATTCAAAGCTATTCACCTAAACCTACGGATAAATGCATAGATAAAGTTACATCAACTTTCTTAAATATTTACTTTGCATATAATAAAACTGAGGAAGATGTAGAATTTATAGTAAGATATCCGCAAACAATAGCGGAAGGCTGCTACCATGGCAATAAATTAATTCAGAAGATATTAGAGCCGATACGTGAATATTGGGATACAGTTGTTGAAGAAAGAATTAAGGAGTATAACTTAGCACATGATGCAAGCAAATATTGTTTGATTAATGATTCGCCGTGGAAATTCATGGATTATTAA